In the Drosophila biarmipes strain raj3 chromosome X, RU_DBia_V1.1, whole genome shotgun sequence genome, one interval contains:
- the LOC108033084 gene encoding troponin T, skeletal muscle isoform X4, with translation MSDDEEYTSSEEEEVVEETREETKPPQTPAEGEGDPEFIKRQDQKRSDLDDQLKEYITEWRKQRSKEEDELKKLKEKQAKRKVTRAEEEQKMAQRKKEEEERRVREAEEKKQREIEEKRMRLEEAEKKRQAMLQAMKDKDKKGPNFTIAKKDAGLGLSSAAMERNKTKEQLEEEKKISLSFRIKPLAIEGFGEAKLREKAQELWELIVKLETEKYDLEERQKRQDYDLKELKERQKQQLRHKALKKGLDPEALTGKYPPKIQVASKYERRVDTRSYDDKKKLFEGGWDAISKDSNEKIWNEKKEQYTGRQKSKLPKWFGERPGKKAGEPETPEGEEDAKADEDIVEDDEEVEEEVVEEEDEEAEEDEEEEEEEEEEEEEEEEEEEEEEEEEEEEEE, from the exons ATGTCCGACGATGAAGAGTACAC CAgctccgaggaggaggaggttgTCGAGGAGACCCGCGAGGAGAC AAAACCACCTCAGACACCAGCCGA AGGAGAGGGCGACCCAGAGTTCATCAAGCGTCAGGACCAGAAGCGCTCCGACCTCGATGATCAGCTGAAAGAGTACATCACCGAGTGGCGCAAACAGAGATCCAAGGAGGAGGATGAGCTGAAGAAGCTGAAGGAGAAGCAGGCCAAGCGCAAGGTCACCCGCGCCGAGGAGGAGCAAAAGATGGCTCAGCGcaagaaggaggaggaggagcgccGTGTCCGCGAGGCCGAGGAGAAGAAGCAGCGCGAGATCGAGGAGAAGCGCATGCGTCTCGAGGAGGCCGAGAAGAAGCGCCAGGCTATGCTGCAGGCCATGAAGGACAAGGACAAGAAGGGCCCCAACTTCACCATTGCCAAGAAGGATGCAGGC tTGGGACTCTCGTCCGCCGCCATGGAACGCAACAAGACTAAGGAACAGTTGGAGGAGGAGAAGAAGATCTCGCTGTCGTTCCGCATCAAGCCCTTGGCCATCGAAGGATTCGGCGAGGCCAAGCTGCGCGAGAAGGCCCAGGAACTGTGGGAGCTCATTGTCAAATTGGAAACTGAGAAGTATGACTTGGAAGAAAGGCAGAAACGTCAGGACTACGAT TTGAAAGAGTTGAAGGAAAGACAGAAGCAACAGCTCAGGCACAAAGCCTTGAAGAAGGGTCTCGACCCGGAAGCTTTGACTGGCAAATACCCG CCCAAGATTCAAGTCGCCTCCAAGTATGAGCGACGTGTGGATACCCGCTCATATGACGACAAGAAGAAGCTCTTCGAGGGT GGCTGGGATGCCATCTCCAAGGACTCGAACGAGAAGATCTGGAACGAGAAGAAGGAGCAATACACCGGCCGTCAAAAAT CCAAACTGCCAAAGTGGTTCGGCGAGCGACCAGGCAAGAAGGCCGGTGAGCCCGAGACACCCGAGGGCGAGGAGGACGCCAAGGCCGATGAGGACATCGTCGAGGATGATGAGGAGGTCGAGGAGGAGGTCgtcgaggaggaggatgaggaggccgaggaggatgaggaggaagaggaggaggaagaggaggaggaagaggaagaggaggaggaagaggaggaggaggaagaagaggaagaggaggaggaggaataG
- the LOC108033084 gene encoding troponin T, skeletal muscle isoform X12, whose product MSDDEEYTGEGDPEFIKRQDQKRSDLDDQLKEYITEWRKQRSKEEDELKKLKEKQAKRKVTRAEEEQKMAQRKKEEEERRVREAEEKKQREIEEKRMRLEEAEKKRQAMLQAMKDKDKKGPNFTIAKKDAGVLGLSSAAMERNKTKEQLEEEKKISLSFRIKPLAIEGFGEAKLREKAQELWELIVKLETEKYDLEERQKRQDYDLKELKERQKQQLRHKALKKGLDPEALTGKYPPKIQVASKYERRVDTRSYDDKKKLFEGGYNTVYAETLEKTWQERQERFTQRTKSKLPKWFGERPGKKAGEPETPEGEEDAKADEDIVEDDEEVEEEVVEEEDEEAEEDEEEEEEEEEEEEEEEEEEEEEEEEEEEEEE is encoded by the exons ATGTCCGACGATGAAGAGTACAC AGGAGAGGGCGACCCAGAGTTCATCAAGCGTCAGGACCAGAAGCGCTCCGACCTCGATGATCAGCTGAAAGAGTACATCACCGAGTGGCGCAAACAGAGATCCAAGGAGGAGGATGAGCTGAAGAAGCTGAAGGAGAAGCAGGCCAAGCGCAAGGTCACCCGCGCCGAGGAGGAGCAAAAGATGGCTCAGCGcaagaaggaggaggaggagcgccGTGTCCGCGAGGCCGAGGAGAAGAAGCAGCGCGAGATCGAGGAGAAGCGCATGCGTCTCGAGGAGGCCGAGAAGAAGCGCCAGGCTATGCTGCAGGCCATGAAGGACAAGGACAAGAAGGGCCCCAACTTCACCATTGCCAAGAAGGATGCAGGCGTG tTGGGACTCTCGTCCGCCGCCATGGAACGCAACAAGACTAAGGAACAGTTGGAGGAGGAGAAGAAGATCTCGCTGTCGTTCCGCATCAAGCCCTTGGCCATCGAAGGATTCGGCGAGGCCAAGCTGCGCGAGAAGGCCCAGGAACTGTGGGAGCTCATTGTCAAATTGGAAACTGAGAAGTATGACTTGGAAGAAAGGCAGAAACGTCAGGACTACGAT TTGAAAGAGTTGAAGGAAAGACAGAAGCAACAGCTCAGGCACAAAGCCTTGAAGAAGGGTCTCGACCCGGAAGCTTTGACTGGCAAATACCCG CCCAAGATTCAAGTCGCCTCCAAGTATGAGCGACGTGTGGATACCCGCTCATATGACGACAAGAAGAAGCTCTTCGAGGGT GGCTATAATACGGTCTATGCGGAAACCTTAGAAAAGACCTGGCAAGAAAGACAGGAAAGATTTACTCAGCGCACAAAAT CCAAACTGCCAAAGTGGTTCGGCGAGCGACCAGGCAAGAAGGCCGGTGAGCCCGAGACACCCGAGGGCGAGGAGGACGCCAAGGCCGATGAGGACATCGTCGAGGATGATGAGGAGGTCGAGGAGGAGGTCgtcgaggaggaggatgaggaggccgaggaggatgaggaggaagaggaggaggaagaggaggaggaagaggaagaggaggaggaagaggaggaggaggaagaagaggaagaggaggaggaggaataG
- the LOC108033084 gene encoding troponin T, skeletal muscle isoform X1, whose product MSDDEEYTSSEEEEVVEETREETKPPQTPAEGEGDPEFIKRQDQKRSDLDDQLKEYITEWRKQRSKEEDELKKLKEKQAKRKVTRAEEEQKMAQRKKEEEERRVREAEEKKQREIEEKRMRLEEAEKKRQAMLQAMKDKDKKGPNFTIAKKDAGVLGLSSAAMERNKTKEQLEEEKKISLSFRIKPLAIEGFGEAKLREKAQELWELIVKLETEKYDLEERQKRQDYDLKELKERQKQQLRHKALKKGLDPEALTGKYPPKIQVASKYERRVDTRSYDDKKKLFEGGWDAISKDSNEKIWNEKKEQYTGRQKSKLPKWFGERPGKKAGEPETPEGEEDAKADEDIVEDDEEVEEEVVEEEDEEAEEDEEEEEEEEEEEEEEEEEEEEEEEEEEEEEE is encoded by the exons ATGTCCGACGATGAAGAGTACAC CAgctccgaggaggaggaggttgTCGAGGAGACCCGCGAGGAGAC AAAACCACCTCAGACACCAGCCGA AGGAGAGGGCGACCCAGAGTTCATCAAGCGTCAGGACCAGAAGCGCTCCGACCTCGATGATCAGCTGAAAGAGTACATCACCGAGTGGCGCAAACAGAGATCCAAGGAGGAGGATGAGCTGAAGAAGCTGAAGGAGAAGCAGGCCAAGCGCAAGGTCACCCGCGCCGAGGAGGAGCAAAAGATGGCTCAGCGcaagaaggaggaggaggagcgccGTGTCCGCGAGGCCGAGGAGAAGAAGCAGCGCGAGATCGAGGAGAAGCGCATGCGTCTCGAGGAGGCCGAGAAGAAGCGCCAGGCTATGCTGCAGGCCATGAAGGACAAGGACAAGAAGGGCCCCAACTTCACCATTGCCAAGAAGGATGCAGGCGTG tTGGGACTCTCGTCCGCCGCCATGGAACGCAACAAGACTAAGGAACAGTTGGAGGAGGAGAAGAAGATCTCGCTGTCGTTCCGCATCAAGCCCTTGGCCATCGAAGGATTCGGCGAGGCCAAGCTGCGCGAGAAGGCCCAGGAACTGTGGGAGCTCATTGTCAAATTGGAAACTGAGAAGTATGACTTGGAAGAAAGGCAGAAACGTCAGGACTACGAT TTGAAAGAGTTGAAGGAAAGACAGAAGCAACAGCTCAGGCACAAAGCCTTGAAGAAGGGTCTCGACCCGGAAGCTTTGACTGGCAAATACCCG CCCAAGATTCAAGTCGCCTCCAAGTATGAGCGACGTGTGGATACCCGCTCATATGACGACAAGAAGAAGCTCTTCGAGGGT GGCTGGGATGCCATCTCCAAGGACTCGAACGAGAAGATCTGGAACGAGAAGAAGGAGCAATACACCGGCCGTCAAAAAT CCAAACTGCCAAAGTGGTTCGGCGAGCGACCAGGCAAGAAGGCCGGTGAGCCCGAGACACCCGAGGGCGAGGAGGACGCCAAGGCCGATGAGGACATCGTCGAGGATGATGAGGAGGTCGAGGAGGAGGTCgtcgaggaggaggatgaggaggccgaggaggatgaggaggaagaggaggaggaagaggaggaggaagaggaagaggaggaggaagaggaggaggaggaagaagaggaagaggaggaggaggaataG
- the LOC108033084 gene encoding troponin T, skeletal muscle isoform X8 yields the protein MSDDEEYTSEEEEVVEETREETGEGDPEFIKRQDQKRSDLDDQLKEYITEWRKQRSKEEDELKKLKEKQAKRKVTRAEEEQKMAQRKKEEEERRVREAEEKKQREIEEKRMRLEEAEKKRQAMLQAMKDKDKKGPNFTIAKKDAGVLGLSSAAMERNKTKEQLEEEKKISLSFRIKPLAIEGFGEAKLREKAQELWELIVKLETEKYDLEERQKRQDYDLKELKERQKQQLRHKALKKGLDPEALTGKYPPKIQVASKYERRVDTRSYDDKKKLFEGGWDAISKDSNEKIWNEKKEQYTGRQKSKLPKWFGERPGKKAGEPETPEGEEDAKADEDIVEDDEEVEEEVVEEEDEEAEEDEEEEEEEEEEEEEEEEEEEEEEEEEEEEEE from the exons ATGTCCGACGATGAAGAGTACAC ctccgaggaggaggaggttgTCGAGGAGACCCGCGAGGAGAC AGGAGAGGGCGACCCAGAGTTCATCAAGCGTCAGGACCAGAAGCGCTCCGACCTCGATGATCAGCTGAAAGAGTACATCACCGAGTGGCGCAAACAGAGATCCAAGGAGGAGGATGAGCTGAAGAAGCTGAAGGAGAAGCAGGCCAAGCGCAAGGTCACCCGCGCCGAGGAGGAGCAAAAGATGGCTCAGCGcaagaaggaggaggaggagcgccGTGTCCGCGAGGCCGAGGAGAAGAAGCAGCGCGAGATCGAGGAGAAGCGCATGCGTCTCGAGGAGGCCGAGAAGAAGCGCCAGGCTATGCTGCAGGCCATGAAGGACAAGGACAAGAAGGGCCCCAACTTCACCATTGCCAAGAAGGATGCAGGCGTG tTGGGACTCTCGTCCGCCGCCATGGAACGCAACAAGACTAAGGAACAGTTGGAGGAGGAGAAGAAGATCTCGCTGTCGTTCCGCATCAAGCCCTTGGCCATCGAAGGATTCGGCGAGGCCAAGCTGCGCGAGAAGGCCCAGGAACTGTGGGAGCTCATTGTCAAATTGGAAACTGAGAAGTATGACTTGGAAGAAAGGCAGAAACGTCAGGACTACGAT TTGAAAGAGTTGAAGGAAAGACAGAAGCAACAGCTCAGGCACAAAGCCTTGAAGAAGGGTCTCGACCCGGAAGCTTTGACTGGCAAATACCCG CCCAAGATTCAAGTCGCCTCCAAGTATGAGCGACGTGTGGATACCCGCTCATATGACGACAAGAAGAAGCTCTTCGAGGGT GGCTGGGATGCCATCTCCAAGGACTCGAACGAGAAGATCTGGAACGAGAAGAAGGAGCAATACACCGGCCGTCAAAAAT CCAAACTGCCAAAGTGGTTCGGCGAGCGACCAGGCAAGAAGGCCGGTGAGCCCGAGACACCCGAGGGCGAGGAGGACGCCAAGGCCGATGAGGACATCGTCGAGGATGATGAGGAGGTCGAGGAGGAGGTCgtcgaggaggaggatgaggaggccgaggaggatgaggaggaagaggaggaggaagaggaggaggaagaggaagaggaggaggaagaggaggaggaggaagaagaggaagaggaggaggaggaataG
- the LOC108033084 gene encoding troponin T, skeletal muscle isoform X3, with amino-acid sequence MSDDEEYTSEEEEVVEETREETKPPQTPAEGEGDPEFIKRQDQKRSDLDDQLKEYITEWRKQRSKEEDELKKLKEKQAKRKVTRAEEEQKMAQRKKEEEERRVREAEEKKQREIEEKRMRLEEAEKKRQAMLQAMKDKDKKGPNFTIAKKDAGVLGLSSAAMERNKTKEQLEEEKKISLSFRIKPLAIEGFGEAKLREKAQELWELIVKLETEKYDLEERQKRQDYDLKELKERQKQQLRHKALKKGLDPEALTGKYPPKIQVASKYERRVDTRSYDDKKKLFEGGWDAISKDSNEKIWNEKKEQYTGRQKSKLPKWFGERPGKKAGEPETPEGEEDAKADEDIVEDDEEVEEEVVEEEDEEAEEDEEEEEEEEEEEEEEEEEEEEEEEEEEEEEE; translated from the exons ATGTCCGACGATGAAGAGTACAC ctccgaggaggaggaggttgTCGAGGAGACCCGCGAGGAGAC AAAACCACCTCAGACACCAGCCGA AGGAGAGGGCGACCCAGAGTTCATCAAGCGTCAGGACCAGAAGCGCTCCGACCTCGATGATCAGCTGAAAGAGTACATCACCGAGTGGCGCAAACAGAGATCCAAGGAGGAGGATGAGCTGAAGAAGCTGAAGGAGAAGCAGGCCAAGCGCAAGGTCACCCGCGCCGAGGAGGAGCAAAAGATGGCTCAGCGcaagaaggaggaggaggagcgccGTGTCCGCGAGGCCGAGGAGAAGAAGCAGCGCGAGATCGAGGAGAAGCGCATGCGTCTCGAGGAGGCCGAGAAGAAGCGCCAGGCTATGCTGCAGGCCATGAAGGACAAGGACAAGAAGGGCCCCAACTTCACCATTGCCAAGAAGGATGCAGGCGTG tTGGGACTCTCGTCCGCCGCCATGGAACGCAACAAGACTAAGGAACAGTTGGAGGAGGAGAAGAAGATCTCGCTGTCGTTCCGCATCAAGCCCTTGGCCATCGAAGGATTCGGCGAGGCCAAGCTGCGCGAGAAGGCCCAGGAACTGTGGGAGCTCATTGTCAAATTGGAAACTGAGAAGTATGACTTGGAAGAAAGGCAGAAACGTCAGGACTACGAT TTGAAAGAGTTGAAGGAAAGACAGAAGCAACAGCTCAGGCACAAAGCCTTGAAGAAGGGTCTCGACCCGGAAGCTTTGACTGGCAAATACCCG CCCAAGATTCAAGTCGCCTCCAAGTATGAGCGACGTGTGGATACCCGCTCATATGACGACAAGAAGAAGCTCTTCGAGGGT GGCTGGGATGCCATCTCCAAGGACTCGAACGAGAAGATCTGGAACGAGAAGAAGGAGCAATACACCGGCCGTCAAAAAT CCAAACTGCCAAAGTGGTTCGGCGAGCGACCAGGCAAGAAGGCCGGTGAGCCCGAGACACCCGAGGGCGAGGAGGACGCCAAGGCCGATGAGGACATCGTCGAGGATGATGAGGAGGTCGAGGAGGAGGTCgtcgaggaggaggatgaggaggccgaggaggatgaggaggaagaggaggaggaagaggaggaggaagaggaagaggaggaggaagaggaggaggaggaagaagaggaagaggaggaggaggaataG
- the LOC108033084 gene encoding troponin T, skeletal muscle isoform X15, with protein MSDDEEYTSEEEEVVEETREETKPPQTPAEGEGDPEFIKRQDQKRSDLDDQLKEYITEWRKQRSKEEDELKKLKEKQAKRKVTRAEEEQKMAQRKKEEEERRVREAEEKKQREIEEKRMRLEEAEKKRQAMLQAMKDKDKKGPNFTIAKKDAGLGLSSAAMERNKTKEQLEEEKKISLSFRIKPLAIEGFGEAKLREKAQELWELIVKLETEKYDLEERQKRQDYDLKELKERQKQQLRHKALKKGLDPEALTGKYPPKIQVASKYERRVDTRSYDDKKKLFEGGWDAISKDSNEKIWNEKKEQYTGRQKSKLPKWFGERPGKKAGEPETPEGEEDAKADEDIVEDDEEVEEEVVEEEDEEAEEDEEEEEEEEEEEEEEEEEEEEEEEEEEEEEE; from the exons ATGTCCGACGATGAAGAGTACAC ctccgaggaggaggaggttgTCGAGGAGACCCGCGAGGAGAC AAAACCACCTCAGACACCAGCCGA AGGAGAGGGCGACCCAGAGTTCATCAAGCGTCAGGACCAGAAGCGCTCCGACCTCGATGATCAGCTGAAAGAGTACATCACCGAGTGGCGCAAACAGAGATCCAAGGAGGAGGATGAGCTGAAGAAGCTGAAGGAGAAGCAGGCCAAGCGCAAGGTCACCCGCGCCGAGGAGGAGCAAAAGATGGCTCAGCGcaagaaggaggaggaggagcgccGTGTCCGCGAGGCCGAGGAGAAGAAGCAGCGCGAGATCGAGGAGAAGCGCATGCGTCTCGAGGAGGCCGAGAAGAAGCGCCAGGCTATGCTGCAGGCCATGAAGGACAAGGACAAGAAGGGCCCCAACTTCACCATTGCCAAGAAGGATGCAGGC tTGGGACTCTCGTCCGCCGCCATGGAACGCAACAAGACTAAGGAACAGTTGGAGGAGGAGAAGAAGATCTCGCTGTCGTTCCGCATCAAGCCCTTGGCCATCGAAGGATTCGGCGAGGCCAAGCTGCGCGAGAAGGCCCAGGAACTGTGGGAGCTCATTGTCAAATTGGAAACTGAGAAGTATGACTTGGAAGAAAGGCAGAAACGTCAGGACTACGAT TTGAAAGAGTTGAAGGAAAGACAGAAGCAACAGCTCAGGCACAAAGCCTTGAAGAAGGGTCTCGACCCGGAAGCTTTGACTGGCAAATACCCG CCCAAGATTCAAGTCGCCTCCAAGTATGAGCGACGTGTGGATACCCGCTCATATGACGACAAGAAGAAGCTCTTCGAGGGT GGCTGGGATGCCATCTCCAAGGACTCGAACGAGAAGATCTGGAACGAGAAGAAGGAGCAATACACCGGCCGTCAAAAAT CCAAACTGCCAAAGTGGTTCGGCGAGCGACCAGGCAAGAAGGCCGGTGAGCCCGAGACACCCGAGGGCGAGGAGGACGCCAAGGCCGATGAGGACATCGTCGAGGATGATGAGGAGGTCGAGGAGGAGGTCgtcgaggaggaggatgaggaggccgaggaggatgaggaggaagaggaggaggaagaggaggaggaagaggaagaggaggaggaagaggaggaggaggaagaagaggaagaggaggaggaggaataG
- the LOC108033084 gene encoding troponin T, skeletal muscle isoform X16, with protein MSDDEEYTSEEEEVVEETREETKPPQTPAEGEGDPEFIKRQDQKRSDLDDQLKEYITEWRKQRSKEEDELKKLKEKQAKRKVTRAEEEQKMAQRKKEEEERRVREAEEKKQREIEEKRMRLEEAEKKRQAMLQAMKDKDKKGPNFTIAKKDAGVLGLSSAAMERNKTKEQLEEEKKISLSFRIKPLAIEGFGEAKLREKAQELWELIVKLETEKYDLEERQKRQDYDLKELKERQKQQLRHKALKKGLDPEALTGKYPPKIQVASKYERRVDTRSYDDKKKLFEGGYNTVYAETLEKTWQERQERFTQRTKSKLPKWFGERPGKKAGEPETPEGEEDAKADEDIVEDDEEVEEEVVEEEDEEAEEDEEEEEEEEEEEEEEEEEEEEEEEEEEEEEE; from the exons ATGTCCGACGATGAAGAGTACAC ctccgaggaggaggaggttgTCGAGGAGACCCGCGAGGAGAC AAAACCACCTCAGACACCAGCCGA AGGAGAGGGCGACCCAGAGTTCATCAAGCGTCAGGACCAGAAGCGCTCCGACCTCGATGATCAGCTGAAAGAGTACATCACCGAGTGGCGCAAACAGAGATCCAAGGAGGAGGATGAGCTGAAGAAGCTGAAGGAGAAGCAGGCCAAGCGCAAGGTCACCCGCGCCGAGGAGGAGCAAAAGATGGCTCAGCGcaagaaggaggaggaggagcgccGTGTCCGCGAGGCCGAGGAGAAGAAGCAGCGCGAGATCGAGGAGAAGCGCATGCGTCTCGAGGAGGCCGAGAAGAAGCGCCAGGCTATGCTGCAGGCCATGAAGGACAAGGACAAGAAGGGCCCCAACTTCACCATTGCCAAGAAGGATGCAGGCGTG tTGGGACTCTCGTCCGCCGCCATGGAACGCAACAAGACTAAGGAACAGTTGGAGGAGGAGAAGAAGATCTCGCTGTCGTTCCGCATCAAGCCCTTGGCCATCGAAGGATTCGGCGAGGCCAAGCTGCGCGAGAAGGCCCAGGAACTGTGGGAGCTCATTGTCAAATTGGAAACTGAGAAGTATGACTTGGAAGAAAGGCAGAAACGTCAGGACTACGAT TTGAAAGAGTTGAAGGAAAGACAGAAGCAACAGCTCAGGCACAAAGCCTTGAAGAAGGGTCTCGACCCGGAAGCTTTGACTGGCAAATACCCG CCCAAGATTCAAGTCGCCTCCAAGTATGAGCGACGTGTGGATACCCGCTCATATGACGACAAGAAGAAGCTCTTCGAGGGT GGCTATAATACGGTCTATGCGGAAACCTTAGAAAAGACCTGGCAAGAAAGACAGGAAAGATTTACTCAGCGCACAAAAT CCAAACTGCCAAAGTGGTTCGGCGAGCGACCAGGCAAGAAGGCCGGTGAGCCCGAGACACCCGAGGGCGAGGAGGACGCCAAGGCCGATGAGGACATCGTCGAGGATGATGAGGAGGTCGAGGAGGAGGTCgtcgaggaggaggatgaggaggccgaggaggatgaggaggaagaggaggaggaagaggaggaggaagaggaagaggaggaggaagaggaggaggaggaagaagaggaagaggaggaggaggaataG
- the LOC108033084 gene encoding troponin T, skeletal muscle isoform X10 produces the protein MSDDEEYTSSEEEEVVEETREETGEGDPEFIKRQDQKRSDLDDQLKEYITEWRKQRSKEEDELKKLKEKQAKRKVTRAEEEQKMAQRKKEEEERRVREAEEKKQREIEEKRMRLEEAEKKRQAMLQAMKDKDKKGPNFTIAKKDAGLGLSSAAMERNKTKEQLEEEKKISLSFRIKPLAIEGFGEAKLREKAQELWELIVKLETEKYDLEERQKRQDYDLKELKERQKQQLRHKALKKGLDPEALTGKYPPKIQVASKYERRVDTRSYDDKKKLFEGGYNTVYAETLEKTWQERQERFTQRTKSKLPKWFGERPGKKAGEPETPEGEEDAKADEDIVEDDEEVEEEVVEEEDEEAEEDEEEEEEEEEEEEEEEEEEEEEEEEEEEEEE, from the exons ATGTCCGACGATGAAGAGTACAC CAgctccgaggaggaggaggttgTCGAGGAGACCCGCGAGGAGAC AGGAGAGGGCGACCCAGAGTTCATCAAGCGTCAGGACCAGAAGCGCTCCGACCTCGATGATCAGCTGAAAGAGTACATCACCGAGTGGCGCAAACAGAGATCCAAGGAGGAGGATGAGCTGAAGAAGCTGAAGGAGAAGCAGGCCAAGCGCAAGGTCACCCGCGCCGAGGAGGAGCAAAAGATGGCTCAGCGcaagaaggaggaggaggagcgccGTGTCCGCGAGGCCGAGGAGAAGAAGCAGCGCGAGATCGAGGAGAAGCGCATGCGTCTCGAGGAGGCCGAGAAGAAGCGCCAGGCTATGCTGCAGGCCATGAAGGACAAGGACAAGAAGGGCCCCAACTTCACCATTGCCAAGAAGGATGCAGGC tTGGGACTCTCGTCCGCCGCCATGGAACGCAACAAGACTAAGGAACAGTTGGAGGAGGAGAAGAAGATCTCGCTGTCGTTCCGCATCAAGCCCTTGGCCATCGAAGGATTCGGCGAGGCCAAGCTGCGCGAGAAGGCCCAGGAACTGTGGGAGCTCATTGTCAAATTGGAAACTGAGAAGTATGACTTGGAAGAAAGGCAGAAACGTCAGGACTACGAT TTGAAAGAGTTGAAGGAAAGACAGAAGCAACAGCTCAGGCACAAAGCCTTGAAGAAGGGTCTCGACCCGGAAGCTTTGACTGGCAAATACCCG CCCAAGATTCAAGTCGCCTCCAAGTATGAGCGACGTGTGGATACCCGCTCATATGACGACAAGAAGAAGCTCTTCGAGGGT GGCTATAATACGGTCTATGCGGAAACCTTAGAAAAGACCTGGCAAGAAAGACAGGAAAGATTTACTCAGCGCACAAAAT CCAAACTGCCAAAGTGGTTCGGCGAGCGACCAGGCAAGAAGGCCGGTGAGCCCGAGACACCCGAGGGCGAGGAGGACGCCAAGGCCGATGAGGACATCGTCGAGGATGATGAGGAGGTCGAGGAGGAGGTCgtcgaggaggaggatgaggaggccgaggaggatgaggaggaagaggaggaggaagaggaggaggaagaggaagaggaggaggaagaggaggaggaggaagaagaggaagaggaggaggaggaataG